Genomic window (Ruminococcus flavefaciens AE3010):
ATATTTGATAATAAATAGCATTACATAATATTATACTATATTACGCCGAAAAAGTCAAGCCCCGCGGAACGCCAAGGGCGTTCCGCCAGTGAGTAGAATGTAGTGAGTAGAGAGTAGAAAGTAGTAGGGGCGCACAGTGTACGCCCGTGTGACACGTTAAAAATCAAATGACCATCTGTAGGGGCTGATGCCTAACAGGCACCCGTACCCTCTGTCCTTCGGACATCTCCCTGTACTACAGGGAGTCACCCACATCAGCCCGACAAATTTAACGGAAACACACGGGGCGATGTAGGCATCGTCCTCTACAGTGTAGAATTTATGGTTTTACGTTTATTGGCGTGCGGATAATATCCGCACCTACATTCTCAACTCTCAACTGAAAAGGACGCCCCGAAGGACGCCCCTGCAATTATGCATTAATAAAGTATTTCTTGGCTTATGGTATCGACAGCAGCCTGAAGCTGCATATCAAAGTCGGCATTTTCGTCGTTTTCGGCAGCCACATCGGGGACAAGTCCCACGCCGTCATAGCATTCCGACACGGTCGTTCTGTATTTTGCAACGGTGAGAACTACCGCGCCGTTGTTGCCAAACTCGGTGGTCTTCTGCATAACGCCCTTGCCGTAGGTCTTTTCGCCCACAAGCTTTGCTCCGCCGAAATCGCGGAGTGAAGCCGCAAAGAGCTCCGCCGCACTGGCTGTGTTCTTGTTTACCAGAACAGCCATTGGGATATCAAGCTTTGTATCGTCGGAGTAAATGAGAGTCTCGCTGTGACCGTCCTTGTATTCGGCAGTAGCGATAACACCCTCGGGAAGAAGCGGGTCAAGGCAGTCCGAAAGCATATCCACCATGCCGCCGCTGTTGTTGCGGACGTCGAATATTATTGCCTTTGCGCCGTTTGAGGTAAGTCTTTCAAGAGTTTCCACGAACTGCTGGGGAGTATTCTTCTTGAAGTTCGATATTTCAATATAACCGATAGTCTCGCTGAGCATTTTTCCGCTGACGGTAGTGACCTCCATAGAGCGGCGGGTAAAGGTATAGTCCTTGTCGATGCCGTCTCTTCGGACAGTGAGCTTTATTTCCGAGCCCTCTATGCCGCGCATGGCCTCTACGGATTCGTCAAAGCCTGCATTCAGTACGTCAACGCCGTCGATGATAGTGATTATATCACCTACGCGGAGACCTGCCTCCTGTACGGGTGACTCGCTCATTATATTGGCGATGCGGATATAGCCGCTCTCGTCGGCATCGAGCGTAAGACCGAGACCCACAAGCTGTCCCTCGTCCTCACTCTGCTCTTCAAGGTACTCCTCCTCGGAGAGAAACTTTGAGTACTTATCGTCAAGTCCCGAGATATAGCCTTTGAGGATACCGTCGCTGAGCTTGTTCTCGTCGATATTGCCGAGGAAGTTCTCGCGGACGTATGAGTCGAGGCTCTGGAGCGAGTTGTACTTCTTTGCCTTTTCGTTTACGTCAACTACCTTGGTGTTGAAGCTTTGCAGCGAGAAAAAGGAAGTCAGTATAAACGTTACCGCAGAAGCGATAGCGATAAGGCTCAGCGCCAGACCGAGACTGATTTTCTTATTCATATTATCATCGCTTTCTGACAAAAATTCGGGCAGTTGATAGAACTGCCCAGAATCGTTGATATTATATTTTACGGACTAACGTAGCCAAGCGGGTCTACACGGTTTCCGTTGACACGTACCTCAAAGTGGAGGTGAGCGCCTGTTGACCAGCCTGTAGAGCCGATATAGCCGATTACCTCGCCCTGATTTACGTACTGACCTACAGATACGGCTGCCGAAGCAAGATGACCGTATACGGTAGAATATGTGCCGTCGTGGGAGATTATGACGTAGTTGCCGTAGCCGCCGCCGCAGCCGCAGCTTCCGTTCTTGGCGTAGTCATGTGTGCATGAGTTGCATACAGCGATAACAGTACCCGACTTTGAAGCACAAGCTGCGCCGCCGTGGATACCTGCGTCACCGACGTCGATACCGCCGTGGAATGAACCCCATCTGGGTCCGTAGTAGCTTGAGATGTAGCAGAATCCCGGTGCAGGCCATGCAAATCCCGAAGCAGAAGGTGCGGGGATATAAGCAGGCTGCTGATAATCAACGGTATATGATGAACCGCTGCTCTGAGCTGATGCCTGAGCGGCTGCTGCTCTTTCTGCTGCGAGTCTTGCCTGTTCAGCCTCATAAGCTGCCTGTGCAGCTGCTGCCTGACGGGCTATCTCAGCGGATATCTCGGCGTCGAATTCAGCGTTCATAGCTTCCAGCTCTGCCAGCTGGTCTGAGGTATAAGCCTCTTCCTGAGCTATACGTGCTATCTCAGCCTGAGTCTTTGAGTACTGGTCGTTTAGGACAGCAAGCTCGGAATCCTTTTCTTCCTTACGCTTTTCCTGTTCTTCAACTTTCATCTGGAGGTTGAGCTTTTCTGTTTCAAGTTCCTTTTTGGAGGTCTCCATTTTGTCGATGTCGGCAAGGATATCGTTTATGAGCTGCTCGTCGTAGGAAGCGATGCGGTTTACCATTTCAACTCTTGAAAGCATATCGTAGAAGCTTGATGTGCCTACTACAACAGTAGCAAGGTTGTCGTTTCCTGTAACGTACATAGCGCAGAGGCGCTGCTTGAAGAGCTCTATATTTGCATCGATCTCGTTCTGCTGGTCGATGATGGACTGGTCGAGATCTGCGATATTGTTCTTGGCTGTGTCGATATCTGAGTTCAGGCTTTCTATCTGAGCATTAAGGAGAGTGATATTCTCCTGGATAACGGCTATCTGCTCGTTGAGAGTGTCCTGATACTTCTGCTCCTCAGCCTTATTGCCTGCAAGGGCGTCCAGCTGAGACTGGAGCTCACTGATAGTCTCTTTATTTGCTTTTATTTCCTCCTGCATCTCGGCGATAGTCATTGCTGATGCACTGTTTTTGCCTGTAGCAGATGGATAATAGGATACAAGAGCAAGTGAAAGAGCTGCTCCTGTTACAAATGAGATGACCTTCTTAAACATATGTAGCTTTTCCATAATAAGCTGCTAAACGGACAGGTGTTTGCTGTCCGAATGCACACTCCTTTCGTAATTGGATTTCATATTTTCGGTAATTAAACGTCGATATGTTTTCTTGTGCTGACAACGCTTCCGAGAGCGCCGATGAGAGCACCTGAAACAAGGTATGCGATGATAACGTAGAACTGTATCTTATCGAATGGGATAAGACTGCTCACACCGAAGGTGTTCATCAGCATTCCCTGTTCCTTTATCATGTTATAGGCTGAACTGTATATAGCCCATGTTATGAAGTAAGCACCTGCGCCTGCGAAGAAGCCCGTAACCATACCCTCAACGAAGAAGGGGAGTCTGATAAAGGCGTTTGTAGCGCCGACGTACTTCATGATCTGTATCTCCTCACGGCGTGCAAAAACGCTTGCCTTTGTGGTATTGGAGATGATTATCATTGAAACGACGGCAAGAGCTATGATTATAGCGCCTGCGATTATAGAGACCACCTTTCTGAGCTCTCTGAGAAACTCAGCGACCTGGGGTGAAGCAGAAGCGCTCTGGATATTTGCGATAGCGCTTATCTCCTGTGTAGTCTCTGTTATCTTATCGGTGTTCTTGACGGTAACGCTGAAGCCGTCAGGCATAAAGCTTGCGTCGCTGCCGATATACTCGTCGAAAATTTTCTCAGCATTGGGGAGGCTTGCCTTCTGTCTTGCAAGGGCGTCCTCCTTGGAAATGAATTCCACCTTGTCGATATTGGGGAGCTCCTTTATAGCAGCCTCGGCTGCGGAGTTCTGTTCCTCGGTAGTGCCCACGTTCATTAGGACGACTACCTCGTTCTGGCTTCCCAGACCCTTTATCATGGAATTGAGGTTGATATAGAACAGACCTGCTATTCCAACAAGGAGAAGTGATATGAGCAGAACGCAGAAGGTAGCGAATGCCATCATTTTATTTTTCCAGATATTCTCCACGCCCTGATCGGCGAGGTATCTGATACCGCTTAATTTCATTCCGCACCCCCTTCAGTCTTTTCTGTGAGTGCGGCGAGCATCTCCTGGGGAGTTGGCTCGGCTGATTTGGGCTTTGGCGACAGATCGACGTC
Coding sequences:
- a CDS encoding S41 family peptidase; this encodes MNKKISLGLALSLIAIASAVTFILTSFFSLQSFNTKVVDVNEKAKKYNSLQSLDSYVRENFLGNIDENKLSDGILKGYISGLDDKYSKFLSEEEYLEEQSEDEGQLVGLGLTLDADESGYIRIANIMSESPVQEAGLRVGDIITIIDGVDVLNAGFDESVEAMRGIEGSEIKLTVRRDGIDKDYTFTRRSMEVTTVSGKMLSETIGYIEISNFKKNTPQQFVETLERLTSNGAKAIIFDVRNNSGGMVDMLSDCLDPLLPEGVIATAEYKDGHSETLIYSDDTKLDIPMAVLVNKNTASAAELFAASLRDFGGAKLVGEKTYGKGVMQKTTEFGNNGAVVLTVAKYRTTVSECYDGVGLVPDVAAENDENADFDMQLQAAVDTISQEILY
- a CDS encoding murein hydrolase activator EnvC family protein, with the translated sequence MEKLHMFKKVISFVTGAALSLALVSYYPSATGKNSASAMTIAEMQEEIKANKETISELQSQLDALAGNKAEEQKYQDTLNEQIAVIQENITLLNAQIESLNSDIDTAKNNIADLDQSIIDQQNEIDANIELFKQRLCAMYVTGNDNLATVVVGTSSFYDMLSRVEMVNRIASYDEQLINDILADIDKMETSKKELETEKLNLQMKVEEQEKRKEEKDSELAVLNDQYSKTQAEIARIAQEEAYTSDQLAELEAMNAEFDAEISAEIARQAAAAQAAYEAEQARLAAERAAAAQASAQSSGSSYTVDYQQPAYIPAPSASGFAWPAPGFCYISSYYGPRWGSFHGGIDVGDAGIHGGAACASKSGTVIAVCNSCTHDYAKNGSCGCGGGYGNYVIISHDGTYSTVYGHLASAAVSVGQYVNQGEVIGYIGSTGWSTGAHLHFEVRVNGNRVDPLGYVSP
- the ftsX gene encoding permease-like cell division protein FtsX, coding for MKLSGIRYLADQGVENIWKNKMMAFATFCVLLISLLLVGIAGLFYINLNSMIKGLGSQNEVVVLMNVGTTEEQNSAAEAAIKELPNIDKVEFISKEDALARQKASLPNAEKIFDEYIGSDASFMPDGFSVTVKNTDKITETTQEISAIANIQSASASPQVAEFLRELRKVVSIIAGAIIIALAVVSMIIISNTTKASVFARREEIQIMKYVGATNAFIRLPFFVEGMVTGFFAGAGAYFITWAIYSSAYNMIKEQGMLMNTFGVSSLIPFDKIQFYVIIAYLVSGALIGALGSVVSTRKHIDV